Proteins co-encoded in one Halorussus vallis genomic window:
- a CDS encoding tubulin/FtsZ family protein, which yields MKLAMIGFGQAGGKIVDQFLEYDQRTGSDIVRSAVAVNSAKADLMGLDNVPQDNRVLIGQSRVKGHGVGADNELGAEIAEEDIDEIQGAIDNIPVHEVDAFLIVAGMGGGTGSGGAPVIAKHLKRIYTEPVYGLGVLPGGDEGGIYTLNAARSFQTFVREVDNLMVFDNDAWRQSGESITGGYAEINEEIVRRFGILFGAGEVGGGDQVAESVVDSSEIINTLAGGGVSTIGYAAEEVENANAGGGLLSRFTGGDDDGSNDTANTTNRITSLVRKAALGRLTLPCEIEGTERALLVMSGPPQHLNRKGIERGRKWLEEQTGSMEVRGGDYPVADSQYVASVVLLSGVNNVPRIKELQQVAIEAQENIDEIQQESEENLEQLVEDDDDELEPLF from the coding sequence ATGAAGCTCGCAATGATAGGTTTCGGGCAGGCAGGTGGGAAGATCGTCGACCAGTTCCTGGAGTACGACCAGCGAACTGGGAGCGACATCGTCCGGTCGGCAGTCGCGGTCAATTCCGCGAAGGCAGACCTGATGGGTCTCGACAATGTTCCTCAGGACAATCGCGTCCTCATCGGCCAGTCCCGAGTCAAAGGTCACGGTGTGGGGGCAGACAACGAACTCGGCGCGGAAATCGCCGAAGAAGATATCGACGAAATCCAGGGTGCCATCGACAACATCCCGGTCCACGAGGTCGACGCGTTCCTCATCGTGGCCGGCATGGGCGGCGGTACCGGGTCCGGCGGCGCGCCGGTAATCGCGAAACACCTCAAGCGCATATACACCGAACCGGTGTACGGCCTGGGTGTCCTCCCCGGCGGCGACGAGGGCGGCATCTACACGCTGAACGCCGCGCGGTCGTTCCAGACGTTCGTCCGCGAGGTGGACAACCTGATGGTGTTCGACAACGACGCCTGGCGTCAGTCCGGCGAGTCCATCACGGGCGGCTACGCCGAAATCAACGAGGAGATCGTCCGACGGTTCGGCATCCTCTTCGGCGCCGGCGAGGTCGGCGGCGGCGACCAGGTCGCAGAGAGCGTCGTCGACTCCAGCGAGATCATCAACACGCTGGCCGGCGGCGGCGTCTCGACCATCGGCTACGCGGCCGAGGAAGTCGAGAACGCCAACGCCGGCGGCGGCCTACTCTCGCGGTTCACCGGCGGCGACGACGACGGGTCGAACGACACCGCCAACACGACCAATCGCATCACCAGCCTGGTCCGGAAGGCGGCGCTCGGACGGCTCACCCTCCCCTGCGAAATCGAGGGCACCGAGCGCGCGCTGCTGGTTATGAGCGGCCCGCCCCAGCACCTCAACCGGAAAGGTATAGAGCGCGGGCGGAAGTGGCTCGAAGAGCAGACCGGTTCGATGGAGGTCCGGGGCGGCGACTACCCAGTCGCCGACTCGCAGTACGTCGCCAGTGTCGTACTGCTGTCGGGCGTGAACAACGTCCCGCGCATCAAGGAGCTCCAGCAGGTCGCCATCGAGGCTCAGGAGAACATCGACGAGATTCAACAAGAGAGCGAGGAGAACTTAGAACAACTCGTGGAGGACGACGACGATGAACTCGAACCACTGTTCTAA
- a CDS encoding complex I NDUFA9 subunit family protein: protein MNILVAGGTGFIGTNLVDELVGRGHDVTVLARDPDEADLPANVERVRGDVTAYDSIESAFEGQDAVVNLVALSPLSKPSGGVTHAEVHLGGTRNVVEAAESHGVRKIVQMSALGAHPDGPTEYIRTKGEAETVVEESELAHTLFRPSVIFGDGGEFVSFTKKLTTPYVTALPGGGRTRFQPIWVEDAAPMLGACVEEEHDGETYEVGGPEVLTLADVTRLAYRAEGKSVTILPLPMPLARLGLRLADPVPFVPFGSDQYRSLRFDNTVPDNDIDAFGISVADLTTLAEYLGVDARPGARSASASV from the coding sequence ATGAACATTTTGGTCGCCGGCGGAACCGGCTTCATCGGCACGAACCTCGTGGACGAACTGGTCGGCCGCGGGCACGACGTGACTGTGCTCGCGCGCGACCCCGACGAGGCCGACCTCCCCGCGAACGTCGAGCGCGTGCGGGGGGACGTGACCGCTTACGACTCCATCGAGTCGGCGTTCGAGGGCCAGGACGCGGTGGTCAACCTCGTGGCGTTGTCGCCGCTGTCCAAGCCCTCGGGCGGGGTCACCCACGCCGAGGTCCACCTCGGCGGGACGCGGAACGTCGTCGAGGCCGCCGAAAGTCACGGCGTCCGGAAGATCGTCCAGATGAGCGCGCTCGGCGCCCATCCCGACGGTCCGACAGAATACATCCGCACGAAGGGCGAGGCCGAGACGGTCGTGGAGGAGTCGGAACTCGCCCACACCCTCTTCCGGCCCTCGGTCATCTTCGGCGACGGCGGCGAGTTCGTCTCGTTCACGAAGAAGCTGACGACGCCCTACGTCACCGCCCTGCCCGGCGGCGGGCGCACGCGTTTCCAACCCATCTGGGTCGAGGACGCCGCGCCGATGCTCGGCGCCTGCGTCGAGGAGGAACACGACGGCGAGACGTACGAGGTCGGCGGTCCGGAGGTGCTGACGCTCGCCGACGTCACCCGACTCGCCTACCGGGCCGAGGGGAAGTCGGTGACGATTCTCCCGCTCCCCATGCCCCTCGCGCGACTCGGACTTCGACTCGCGGACCCGGTCCCGTTCGTCCCGTTTGGCAGCGACCAGTACCGGTCGCTCCGGTTCGACAACACCGTCCCGGACAACGACATCGACGCCTTTGGCATCTCGGTGGCCGACCTCACGACGCTCGCGGAGTACCTCGGCGTCGACGCCCGGCCGGGCGCTCGCTCCGCGTCGGCGTCGGTCTGA
- the tmk gene encoding dTMP kinase, with amino-acid sequence MLITLEGLDGSGKTTAREVLAEEYPEFVFTREPTTSWYGDAVQRSVEDDDADPVAELFLYTADHAAHLADVVRPALAEGNVVISDRYSDSRYAYQAVSIEEHVKRPLEYIRGVHQPWTRPPDATIYLDVDPETGAARSGATNKFEQAAFLSRVQENYERLMKAEPERFVRIDTSRSPEEVLDAVVYTVGRLVEEHDARTNSEGRD; translated from the coding sequence ATGCTCATCACGCTCGAGGGCCTCGACGGGAGCGGCAAGACGACGGCCCGGGAGGTGCTCGCCGAGGAGTACCCGGAGTTCGTCTTCACCCGCGAGCCGACGACCTCGTGGTACGGCGACGCGGTCCAGCGGTCGGTCGAGGACGACGACGCCGACCCGGTGGCCGAACTCTTCCTCTACACCGCCGACCACGCCGCCCACCTCGCCGACGTCGTGCGGCCCGCGCTCGCGGAGGGGAACGTGGTAATCTCGGACCGCTACTCTGACTCCCGGTACGCCTACCAGGCGGTTAGCATCGAGGAACACGTCAAGCGCCCGCTGGAGTACATCCGCGGCGTCCACCAGCCGTGGACCCGCCCACCGGACGCGACCATCTACCTCGACGTCGACCCCGAGACGGGCGCGGCCCGGAGCGGCGCGACGAACAAGTTCGAGCAAGCCGCCTTCCTGAGCCGAGTCCAGGAGAACTACGAGCGACTGATGAAGGCCGAACCCGAACGGTTCGTCCGAATCGACACCTCCCGCTCGCCCGAGGAGGTTCTCGACGCCGTGGTCTACACCGTCGGCCGCCTCGTCGAGGAGCACGACGCCCGGACGAACTCCGAGGGACGCGACTGA
- a CDS encoding XTP/dITP diphosphatase, producing MTIRFVTSNEGKVREAREYLGEEEVEQVNYDYTEIQSDDLADIAVAGAREAFEETGGEDPVVVDDAGLFVDALGGFPGPYSSYVEDTVGVERVWNLAKAEENRRARFRCVIAYYDGETTETFDGAVPGRLVAPRGDGGFGYDPIFEHEGETMAEMSTERKNAVSHRGRALAKFADWLAER from the coding sequence ATGACGATTCGGTTCGTGACCTCCAACGAGGGCAAGGTCCGGGAGGCCCGCGAGTACCTCGGCGAGGAGGAAGTCGAGCAGGTGAACTACGATTACACCGAGATACAGAGCGACGACCTCGCCGACATCGCGGTCGCGGGCGCGCGGGAGGCCTTCGAGGAAACCGGCGGCGAGGACCCCGTCGTCGTCGACGACGCCGGCCTGTTCGTCGACGCGCTCGGCGGCTTTCCGGGGCCCTACTCATCGTACGTCGAGGACACCGTGGGCGTCGAGCGCGTCTGGAACCTCGCGAAGGCCGAGGAGAACCGCCGGGCGCGCTTCCGCTGTGTCATCGCGTACTACGACGGCGAGACGACCGAGACGTTCGACGGTGCGGTGCCGGGCCGCCTCGTCGCGCCGCGAGGTGACGGCGGCTTCGGCTACGACCCCATCTTCGAACACGAGGGCGAGACGATGGCCGAGATGTCCACCGAGCGCAAGAACGCCGTCTCCCACCGCGGCCGGGCGCTGGCGAAGTTCGCCGACTGGCTCGCAGAGCGGTAG
- a CDS encoding DUF7384 family protein, whose protein sequence is MPETPETDPARIVADADVLAADLLVGGDAREALDAVRSHSWLELVASDRLLDDAEAVIRELADDDLARAWREKIETVRVPVDHPAGDHPALASAYRGEAAHVLSYDESLRSAKAGAALGSRLNVSVKTPAGFARLFDAESLYGAVEGDEYPGPDRDPRA, encoded by the coding sequence ATGCCTGAGACGCCCGAAACCGACCCCGCCCGAATCGTCGCCGACGCCGACGTGCTGGCCGCCGACCTCCTCGTCGGCGGCGACGCCAGGGAGGCGCTGGACGCCGTGCGGTCCCACTCGTGGCTCGAACTGGTCGCGAGCGACCGCCTGCTCGACGACGCCGAGGCCGTAATCCGTGAACTCGCGGACGACGACCTCGCGCGCGCGTGGCGCGAGAAGATAGAGACGGTGCGCGTCCCCGTCGACCACCCTGCAGGCGACCACCCCGCGCTGGCGAGCGCCTACCGCGGCGAGGCCGCCCACGTGCTGAGCTACGACGAGTCGCTCCGGAGCGCGAAGGCCGGGGCGGCGCTCGGGTCGCGCCTGAATGTCAGCGTCAAGACGCCCGCGGGATTCGCCCGACTGTTCGACGCCGAGAGCCTCTACGGAGCGGTCGAGGGCGACGAGTATCCGGGACCGGACCGCGACCCGCGCGCGTAG
- a CDS encoding LEA type 2 family protein codes for MSLLAGTLGKVAAVLAAGMVLTTVGLGAALTTGTLTTEPPSVESIENEWGEISKEESEIRTTVVVNNPNRVGLPGLAGVSYDVRMNDVTVASGSSGGLRLAPGRNELTLSTGIDNRKIPVWWASHINNGEETTVAVEPNVGVGPLKQGLPAQKRTFSTDLLAAFESDSGQSVEVGNETLLTVTGTDASWGEVTANRTPLRFSGTVRNPNDAPITFSRIGYEVRMNDVTVAEGRTDGEVRIDANATGTIRIDSALDNSKLDEWWVSHLRNGETTRLDVRAFAVMETDDGTRRVPLPFLSESVVFETDILAGGQATTRAVKTDSGVGFEPPAVSAMETDWRAADEGSTLSTRVVVDNPNGENSPLGEVPVNASYRVRLNDVTLVEDGEEAVLGPGRTELVLESSVPDERIQRWWVSHVNNGEKTEMRVKAGVLADLGFASLPVPLPTDDRTFETDLLAGFGSAEQDVEIRGRRVATLHDMESRWGEATMARTPMLIAGDVTNRRSRPLEIVELGYEVRLNDVVLADDTASVGATVPGGETRRIDATGYLDNSKMGEWWVGHLRNGERSTLTVSYYAVVEYRGQRHRVSLEEMGYEQTVETDVFGGK; via the coding sequence ATGAGTCTGCTCGCCGGCACGCTCGGCAAGGTCGCAGCCGTCCTCGCGGCGGGGATGGTGCTCACGACGGTCGGCCTCGGCGCGGCGCTCACGACCGGAACGCTGACGACCGAACCGCCGTCGGTCGAGTCCATCGAGAACGAGTGGGGCGAAATCTCGAAGGAGGAGAGCGAGATCCGCACGACGGTCGTCGTGAACAACCCCAACCGGGTCGGCCTCCCCGGCCTGGCGGGCGTCTCCTACGACGTGCGGATGAACGACGTGACGGTCGCCAGCGGGTCAAGCGGCGGCCTGCGGCTCGCGCCCGGCCGGAACGAACTTACCCTCTCGACCGGCATCGACAACCGGAAGATTCCGGTCTGGTGGGCGAGTCACATCAACAACGGCGAGGAAACCACGGTTGCGGTCGAACCGAACGTCGGCGTCGGCCCCCTGAAGCAGGGGCTGCCCGCCCAGAAGCGGACCTTCTCGACCGACCTGCTCGCGGCGTTCGAGAGCGACTCGGGCCAGTCGGTCGAGGTGGGCAACGAGACGCTACTGACGGTCACCGGAACCGACGCCTCGTGGGGCGAGGTGACCGCGAACCGGACGCCACTCCGGTTCTCGGGCACGGTCCGCAACCCCAACGACGCGCCCATCACCTTCTCGCGGATCGGCTACGAGGTCCGGATGAACGACGTGACGGTCGCGGAGGGCCGAACCGACGGCGAGGTCCGAATCGACGCGAACGCCACCGGCACCATCCGAATCGACTCGGCGCTCGACAACTCGAAACTCGACGAGTGGTGGGTGAGCCACCTCCGGAACGGCGAGACCACCCGCCTCGACGTGCGGGCGTTCGCGGTGATGGAGACCGACGACGGTACCAGGCGCGTCCCGCTCCCGTTCCTCAGCGAGAGCGTCGTCTTCGAAACCGACATCCTCGCCGGCGGGCAGGCGACCACACGGGCGGTCAAGACCGACTCGGGCGTCGGCTTCGAACCGCCGGCGGTCTCGGCGATGGAGACCGACTGGCGGGCCGCCGACGAGGGGTCGACGCTCTCGACCCGCGTCGTGGTCGACAACCCCAACGGCGAGAACTCGCCGCTCGGCGAGGTGCCGGTCAACGCCAGCTATCGGGTCAGACTCAACGACGTGACGCTCGTCGAAGACGGCGAGGAGGCCGTCCTCGGCCCCGGACGAACCGAACTCGTCTTGGAGAGTTCGGTCCCCGACGAGCGCATCCAGCGGTGGTGGGTCAGCCACGTCAACAACGGCGAGAAGACCGAGATGCGGGTCAAGGCCGGCGTGCTCGCCGACCTCGGGTTCGCCTCGCTACCGGTCCCGCTCCCCACCGACGACCGTACCTTCGAAACCGACCTGCTCGCCGGGTTCGGGTCGGCCGAGCAGGATGTCGAGATTCGCGGCCGGCGGGTCGCCACGCTCCACGACATGGAGTCCCGCTGGGGCGAGGCGACGATGGCCCGGACCCCGATGCTGATCGCCGGCGACGTGACCAACCGGCGGTCCCGGCCGCTCGAAATCGTCGAACTCGGCTACGAGGTTCGGCTGAACGACGTGGTGCTGGCCGACGACACCGCTTCGGTCGGGGCGACGGTGCCCGGCGGCGAGACGCGCCGCATCGACGCGACGGGGTACCTCGACAACTCGAAGATGGGCGAGTGGTGGGTCGGCCACCTCCGGAACGGCGAGCGGTCGACGCTGACCGTCTCCTACTACGCGGTTGTGGAGTACCGCGGCCAGCGACACCGGGTGTCCCTGGAGGAGATGGGTTACGAGCAGACCGTCGAAACCGACGTCTTCGGCGGGAAGTAG
- a CDS encoding ABC transporter ATP-binding protein: MSLEIDVRAGFTAEGADRFEVLADLEIPAGETLVILGPSGSGKSLLLETVAGFHDHEGSVSLGGRDLTDLPPEDRGLGFVFQDYALFPHLSVRENVAFGGRYHDIRDPDALLAEFGVADLAERYPPTLSGGERQRVALARALAVGPDAFLLDEPLSALDVPTRAELRELLADVMADETAVYVTHNRTTARVLADRIAVIRDGRIVQTGTPDELFERPDSPFVARFTGANCLALDGGALRVPGGRLVVGDGEHLAIRPEHVELRPRDAPSASPTGEADTDESGGGDAGSVAASADGPGDGDFEFVAPVERVLREDGRCRVVLDVAGQRLDAYAPTGPAGDSVGVVLPRERTTLLAE, translated from the coding sequence ATGAGCCTCGAAATTGACGTCCGGGCCGGCTTCACCGCCGAGGGTGCCGACCGCTTCGAGGTGCTCGCCGACCTCGAAATCCCCGCCGGCGAGACGCTCGTGATTCTCGGCCCCAGCGGGTCGGGCAAGAGCCTCCTGCTCGAAACCGTCGCGGGGTTCCACGACCACGAGGGGTCGGTTTCGCTCGGCGGCCGCGACCTCACCGACCTGCCGCCCGAGGACCGCGGCCTCGGCTTCGTCTTCCAGGACTACGCGCTGTTCCCGCACCTCTCGGTCCGGGAGAACGTCGCGTTCGGCGGTCGCTACCACGACATCCGCGACCCCGACGCCCTGCTCGCGGAGTTCGGCGTCGCCGACCTCGCCGAGCGCTACCCGCCGACGCTCTCGGGCGGCGAGCGCCAGCGGGTCGCGCTGGCGCGGGCGCTCGCGGTCGGTCCCGACGCCTTCCTGCTCGACGAACCGCTCTCGGCGCTCGACGTGCCGACCCGGGCGGAACTTCGGGAACTGCTGGCCGACGTCATGGCCGACGAGACGGCGGTTTACGTCACCCACAACCGGACGACGGCCCGGGTGCTCGCAGACCGCATCGCGGTCATCCGGGACGGCCGAATCGTCCAGACCGGCACGCCCGACGAGTTGTTCGAGCGCCCCGACTCGCCGTTCGTCGCCCGGTTCACCGGCGCGAACTGCCTCGCCCTCGACGGCGGCGCCCTCAGGGTGCCCGGCGGCCGACTCGTAGTCGGCGATGGCGAACATCTCGCGATTCGACCGGAACACGTCGAACTCCGACCGAGGGACGCGCCGTCGGCCTCGCCGACCGGCGAGGCCGACACCGACGAATCCGGCGGGGGAGACGCCGGGTCCGTCGCCGCCAGCGCCGACGGACCCGGCGACGGCGACTTCGAGTTCGTCGCGCCCGTCGAGCGCGTCCTCAGGGAGGACGGCCGGTGTCGCGTGGTGCTCGACGTCGCGGGCCAGCGCCTCGACGCCTACGCGCCGACCGGGCCCGCCGGCGACAGCGTCGGCGTCGTACTCCCGCGTGAGCGGACGACGCTGCTGGCGGAGTAA
- a CDS encoding ABC transporter permease has protein sequence MSADTETGGERGTAAESGRRAGTRAVTARVPAGATVLAVVTVQVAAFAAAVAAGRPTLYAGFAVLSALALAVVRERGAFGALAATLGTVLLVALGLPLALLVARQDPALVAEMAADPAVRQALYLSVYAPLLAALASVAFSVPLAWVLARGFPGRALVESLVDLPLVVPHSVAGLAILFGFGKGGAFPQLKILGTMLGMVLAMTFVSAPFAVNAAREAFESVDTRVEWAARTLGASEFETFRRVTAPLAWRGMLTGGVLAWARAVSEFGAVAIVAYSVDFFFLPKGESVTGQHAPVFIYNTYLSSGLEESGAVATLLLALSAAIFVVVRTLAYDDGGWP, from the coding sequence GTGAGCGCCGACACCGAAACCGGCGGCGAACGCGGAACTGCGGCGGAGTCCGGACGGCGTGCGGGGACGCGAGCGGTGACCGCTCGCGTCCCCGCCGGGGCGACCGTCCTGGCGGTGGTGACCGTTCAGGTCGCCGCGTTCGCGGCCGCGGTCGCCGCCGGTCGGCCGACGCTCTACGCCGGGTTCGCGGTGCTGTCGGCGCTCGCGCTCGCGGTCGTCCGCGAGCGCGGCGCGTTCGGCGCGCTGGCGGCCACGCTCGGCACCGTTTTGCTGGTCGCGCTCGGTCTACCGCTGGCGCTCCTGGTCGCCCGCCAGGACCCCGCGCTGGTAGCCGAAATGGCCGCCGACCCGGCGGTCAGGCAGGCGCTGTACCTCTCGGTGTACGCGCCCCTGCTGGCGGCGCTGGCCAGCGTCGCGTTCAGCGTCCCGCTGGCGTGGGTGCTGGCCCGGGGCTTCCCGGGCCGGGCGCTCGTCGAGAGCCTGGTCGACCTCCCGCTGGTGGTGCCCCACAGCGTCGCCGGACTCGCGATTCTGTTCGGCTTCGGCAAGGGCGGGGCCTTCCCGCAACTGAAGATACTCGGGACGATGCTCGGGATGGTGCTGGCGATGACGTTCGTCTCGGCGCCGTTCGCGGTCAACGCCGCCCGCGAGGCGTTCGAGTCGGTCGACACCCGGGTCGAGTGGGCCGCCCGGACCCTCGGCGCCAGCGAGTTCGAGACGTTCCGGCGGGTGACCGCGCCGCTGGCCTGGCGCGGGATGCTGACCGGCGGCGTCCTGGCGTGGGCGCGGGCGGTTTCGGAGTTCGGCGCGGTCGCCATCGTCGCCTACAGCGTCGACTTCTTCTTCCTGCCGAAGGGCGAGAGCGTCACGGGCCAGCACGCCCCCGTCTTCATCTACAACACCTACCTCTCGTCGGGCCTCGAAGAGAGCGGCGCGGTCGCCACCCTGCTGCTCGCGCTCTCGGCGGCCATCTTCGTGGTCGTCCGTACGCTGGCCTACGACGACGGAGGGTGGCCATGA
- a CDS encoding extracellular solute-binding protein, with translation MTEQRTRRRFLTTAGAVGIAGLAGCTGGEGSNQGTTTDSGGSGTTGSGGGTTAETTSASADLADSATIFHAGSLAPPFSAAEPKFEKKYGVEVDREAKGSVASTKKITRQRRKADVLGVSDFRLIRDSVLPKFGDWYGIFATNAMTVQYREDSPGAGDIGTDNWWEVLSRDGVTVGHSDPAIDPGGYRAVMSIQLGKEQFEGERLYDEQTFQKIRDNMTVPTGTETKLEGQLESGKLDYAIYYRSISSQSGLPYVDLQPQVDLSKFSQKYAEHYAKAKVEAGDTTYTGAPIAYGITVPSVAEAPGLGARWVEYMITEPGRKILKEKGLIPKQPAVVTESGDVPRRVARHAEAKTSVGPLKL, from the coding sequence ATGACGGAACAACGCACGCGACGGCGGTTCCTGACGACGGCGGGGGCCGTCGGAATCGCCGGGCTGGCGGGCTGTACGGGCGGCGAGGGGTCGAACCAGGGGACGACAACCGACTCGGGCGGGTCGGGAACGACCGGGTCCGGCGGCGGAACGACCGCCGAAACCACCTCGGCGAGCGCCGACCTCGCCGACTCGGCGACCATCTTCCACGCCGGGAGCCTCGCGCCGCCGTTCAGCGCGGCCGAGCCGAAGTTCGAAAAGAAGTACGGCGTCGAGGTCGACCGCGAGGCCAAGGGGTCGGTCGCGTCCACCAAGAAGATCACCCGGCAGCGTCGGAAAGCCGACGTGCTCGGAGTCTCCGACTTCCGGCTCATCCGAGACTCGGTACTCCCGAAGTTCGGCGACTGGTACGGCATCTTCGCCACCAACGCGATGACCGTCCAGTACCGCGAGGATTCGCCGGGCGCGGGCGACATCGGGACGGACAACTGGTGGGAGGTGCTGAGCCGGGACGGCGTCACCGTCGGCCACAGCGACCCGGCCATCGACCCCGGCGGCTATCGCGCCGTGATGTCGATACAACTCGGCAAGGAGCAGTTCGAGGGCGAGCGCCTCTACGACGAACAGACCTTCCAGAAGATTCGGGACAACATGACGGTGCCGACCGGCACCGAAACCAAACTCGAAGGCCAACTCGAGTCCGGAAAACTGGACTACGCCATCTACTACCGGTCCATCTCCTCGCAGTCGGGCCTGCCGTACGTCGACCTCCAGCCCCAGGTCGACCTCTCGAAGTTCTCCCAGAAGTACGCCGAGCACTACGCGAAGGCGAAAGTCGAGGCGGGCGACACCACCTACACCGGCGCACCTATCGCCTACGGCATCACGGTGCCGAGCGTGGCCGAGGCGCCCGGCCTCGGCGCCCGCTGGGTCGAGTACATGATAACCGAACCCGGCCGGAAGATTCTGAAGGAGAAGGGCCTCATCCCGAAGCAACCCGCCGTGGTCACCGAGAGCGGGGACGTTCCCCGGCGGGTCGCCCGGCACGCGGAAGCAAAGACTTCAGTGGGTCCGCTGAAACTCTGA
- a CDS encoding TOBE domain-containing protein, whose protein sequence is MDAGFDAHLRAGGVRFDADDATLLRAVDEHGSLNRAADALGRSYSRSHGRLTDLEDTFGPLVVRRRGGSGGGGSELTDEARELLARFDRLRAEFTGTAEVEETVLPGRVVTREGELGVVETDAGRLRALVVAAGGDGGNDETAADVDVEVAVRADAVTLNDPADAPAGEATSARNRFAGEVVAVDRGEAVARVVVDVGADVPLVALVTTASVEKLDLKAGSDVVASFKATATRASPRET, encoded by the coding sequence ATGGACGCGGGATTCGACGCCCACCTCCGGGCCGGCGGGGTCCGGTTCGACGCCGACGACGCCACCCTCCTGCGAGCGGTGGACGAACACGGCTCGCTCAATCGCGCCGCCGACGCGCTCGGTCGGTCGTACTCCCGGTCGCACGGCCGACTCACCGACCTCGAGGACACCTTCGGACCGCTCGTGGTCCGGCGCCGCGGCGGGTCCGGCGGCGGCGGGAGCGAACTCACCGACGAGGCCCGGGAACTGCTCGCGCGCTTCGACCGACTTCGGGCGGAGTTCACCGGCACTGCGGAGGTCGAGGAGACGGTTCTGCCCGGCCGAGTCGTCACGCGCGAGGGCGAACTCGGCGTCGTCGAAACCGACGCCGGGCGACTCCGCGCGCTGGTCGTCGCGGCCGGCGGGGACGGCGGGAACGACGAGACTGCCGCCGACGTGGACGTGGAGGTCGCCGTGCGCGCGGACGCGGTGACGCTCAACGACCCGGCCGACGCACCCGCCGGGGAGGCGACCAGCGCCCGGAACCGCTTCGCCGGGGAAGTCGTCGCGGTCGACCGCGGCGAGGCGGTCGCCCGGGTCGTCGTCGACGTGGGTGCAGACGTTCCGCTCGTGGCGTTGGTCACGACGGCGAGCGTCGAGAAACTGGACTTGAAAGCGGGGTCCGACGTGGTCGCGTCGTTCAAGGCGACCGCGACGCGGGCGAGCCCGCGAGAGACGTGA
- a CDS encoding dihydrodipicolinate synthase family protein, producing MHGTGVPLITPFDEDGDVDESRLRELLAWVQERGVDFLVPCGSNSEAELMSVEERARVTEIAVEEADVPVLAGTGHPGLRETLRQTELAAEAGADAALVITPFYFGHDEATLEAYYREVADESPIPVHLYSAPAYTGVKLSPEAVGRLADHGNVAGMKDSSGDLTTLQRERTRTENENFDLLVGSGSVYAHALASGADGGVLALANVAPRRASEIHRLHETADDEQARQLNTLLVELNHAITAKYGVPGLKAAMRERGAPAGYPRKPHRDVAEDAKDELARLVESASP from the coding sequence ATGCACGGAACCGGCGTGCCGCTGATCACGCCCTTCGACGAGGACGGCGACGTGGACGAATCGCGCCTGCGGGAACTTCTCGCGTGGGTCCAGGAGCGCGGCGTGGACTTCCTGGTCCCCTGCGGGTCGAACAGCGAGGCCGAACTGATGAGCGTCGAGGAGCGCGCCCGCGTCACCGAAATCGCCGTCGAGGAGGCCGACGTTCCGGTTCTCGCCGGTACTGGTCACCCCGGACTCCGCGAGACGCTCCGCCAGACCGAACTCGCGGCCGAGGCCGGCGCCGACGCCGCGCTCGTCATCACGCCGTTCTACTTCGGCCACGACGAGGCGACCCTGGAGGCGTACTACCGCGAGGTCGCGGACGAGAGCCCGATTCCTGTCCACCTCTACAGCGCGCCCGCCTACACCGGCGTGAAACTCTCGCCCGAGGCCGTCGGTCGCCTCGCCGACCACGGGAACGTCGCGGGGATGAAGGACTCGTCGGGCGACCTGACGACCCTCCAGCGCGAACGCACGCGCACGGAGAACGAGAACTTCGACCTGCTCGTCGGCAGCGGGAGCGTCTACGCCCACGCCCTGGCCTCGGGCGCCGACGGCGGCGTGCTCGCGCTGGCGAACGTCGCGCCCAGGCGCGCGAGCGAGATACACCGGCTCCACGAGACGGCCGACGACGAGCAGGCCCGCCAGTTGAACACCCTACTGGTCGAACTCAACCACGCCATCACCGCGAAGTACGGTGTCCCAGGCCTGAAGGCCGCGATGCGCGAACGCGGCGCGCCGGCGGGCTACCCCCGCAAACCCCACCGCGACGTCGCCGAGGACGCGAAGGACGAACTCGCGCGACTGGTCGAGTCGGCCTCGCCCTGA